Proteins found in one Candidatus Methylomirabilota bacterium genomic segment:
- a CDS encoding HNH endonuclease: MNDIAVLVLNYTYEPLHFTNAKRAVTLLLAGKAESVESSPRVIRSPSRAFPLPSVIRLAAYIRKPFLERVAFNKKNILRRDGYTCQYCSRRGEKLTVDHVMPRSRGGQTTWTNVVAACLRCNLFKGNRTLDESRMRLIREPVHPQFLFSVHLMRHPHATSFLDSWRKYLVAVPTAP; the protein is encoded by the coding sequence ATGAACGACATCGCGGTCCTGGTGCTCAACTACACATACGAGCCGCTCCATTTCACCAACGCCAAGCGCGCCGTCACCCTGCTCCTCGCGGGCAAGGCCGAGAGCGTGGAGAGCTCGCCCCGCGTGATCCGCTCGCCCTCGCGGGCCTTCCCGCTGCCCTCCGTCATCCGGCTGGCCGCCTATATCCGGAAGCCCTTCCTGGAGCGGGTAGCCTTCAACAAGAAGAACATCCTCCGCCGGGATGGCTACACCTGCCAGTACTGCTCCCGGCGCGGGGAGAAGCTCACGGTGGATCACGTCATGCCGCGCTCGCGGGGCGGCCAGACGACGTGGACCAATGTGGTGGCCGCCTGCCTCCGCTGCAACCTCTTCAAGGGCAATCGGACCCTCGACGAGTCCCGCATGCGTCTCATCCGAGAGCCGGTCCACCCGCAGTTCCTCTTCTCGGTCCACCTGATGCGGCACCCGCACGCGACCAGCTTCCTCGACTCGTGGCGGAAGTACCTGGTGGCGGTTCCCACCGCCCCCTGA